From Curtobacterium sp. MCBA15_012:
GCTCCTCGCCCTGCGCCTGCACGAGGGCCGCCACCCGGTGCGGTCCCGGCAGGGGTGGCAGGCATGGTGCACCGAGCGGGTCCTCGACGCCGCCCGGACGCTGCTGTTCCCGCTGTACGCGAGCCTGGTCACACCGTCGTGGCTCCGGCTGCTCGGTGCCCGGGTCGGTCGCGACACCGAGATCTCGACCGTGCTGCTCATCCCGTCGCTCACGCAGATCGCGTCGGGGGCGTTCCTCGCCGACGACACGATGGTCGCGACCTACGAGCTCGGCGGTGGACGGATCCGGATCGGGCGGTCGAAGGTCGGCCGACGCGCGTTCCTCGGCAACTCCGGCATGACCGGCGCCGGGCGTTCGGTCCCCCGCGAGGCCCTCGTCGCGGTGCTCTCCGCGGTGCCGAGGAAGGCCAAGCGCGGATCCTCCTGGCTCGGGTCGCCCCCGGTCCGGCTCCGGCGGGCCGCCACCCGCTTCGACGAGGAGCGCACCTTCCGTCCGCCGCGGCGGCTCAAGGTCGCCCGCGGGGCGTGGGAACTGCTCCGGCTCGTCGCGCCGGTGGTCTCCGGCGCGATCGCCCTCGGTGTCGCCGGAGCACTGATCGCCACGTGGTCGGCGGTCGGCCTCGGGTGGACGGTGATCGCCGCCGGCCCCGTGCTCGTCGCCGCCGGGGCCGTCGCCGCCGTGGTGTCGACCGGCGCGAAGTGGCTGTTCGTCGGGCGGATCACCGCGCAGGAACACCCGCTGTGGTCGTCGTTCGTGTGGCGGAACGAGGTGCAGGACACCTTCGTCGAGACCGTCGCCCGCCCCTGGTTCGCCGAGCAGGCCACCGGCACGCCGGCCCTCGCGGCATGGCTGCGCAGCCTCGGGGCGCGCATCGGCCGCGGCACCTGGATCGAGACGTACTGGCTGCCCGAGGCCGACCTCGTCTCGATCGGCCACGGGGCGTCGGTCGCGCGCGGCACCGTCGTGCAGACCCACCTGTTCCACGACCGGGTGATGCAGCTCGACACGGTGACGCTCCACGACGGCGCGACCCTCGGGCCGCACAGCGTCGTCCTGCCCGCGGCCGGCATCGGTGCGGGCGCGACGGTCGGACCGGCCTCGCTCGTGATGCGCGGCGAGCAGGTACCGGCCGGGACGTGGTGGTCCGGCAACCCGATCGCCCCGTGGACGTCCGCGCCGCCCGTCCCCGCGCCGCACGCGGAGTCGGCGGAGTCGGCGGAGTCGGCGGGACCGGCGTCCCCCGGCGGGGCCACCGCGGACGCCCCGGCCGGGTCCGGTGCCGGGACGGTCGACGCCGTGGCAGACTCGACCGCACCGTGAAGCCGAACCCCGACGTCGACCCCTACACCCCGCACAGCGGCGACCGTCGGTGGAGCGCCCGGCACCACGACCTGCGCCTGGACTACCGCGTCGCCACGAACCGCCTGGACGCCACGGCGACGATCACCGCGCACGCGCTCGAGCCACTCGACCGGGTCGTCCTCGACCTGCACGGGCTGCGGGTCGACCGGGTCGACGTCGACGGGGTCCGGGCGGCGAAGGTGTCCTCGTCGGCGCACAAGACCACCGTCACGCCGGCCGCGCCGCTGCCCGCCGGAGCCGACTTCACCCTGCACGTGCGCTACCACGGAGCCCCCCGACCGCTCCGGAGTCCGTGGGGGCAGATCGGGTGGGAGGAGCTGTCCGACGGCGTCATCGTCGCGGCGCAGCCGACCGGGGCGCCGTCGTGGTTCCCCTGCAACGACCGGCCCGACGACAAGGCGACCTACCGGTTCACGATCACGGCCGAGGCCGGCTACCACGTCCTCGCGAACGGCACCCTGCTCGGCCGCGAGCGTGCCCGTGCCGGCACGACGTGGACCTACGCCGTCACCGAACCGATGGCGACCTACCTGGCGACCGTGCAGATCGGGCGCTACCGCAGCACCACCGTGCGGGGCAGCGGGCACGAGGTCACGGTCCACCACCCCGCCGACCTGGCTGCGGCGGTGCGCACCGACTTCGGACGCGTCCCCGACATGGTGGCCCTGTTCGAGGAGTGGTTCGGTCCGTACCCGTTCGCGTCCTACGGGGTCGTCGTGACGGACGACGACCTCGAGATCCCGCTCGAGGCACACGGCCTCGCGACGTTCGGCCGCAACCACGTCGACGGCGAGCACGGCACCGACCGGCTGATCGCGCACGAACTCGCACACCAGTGGTTCGGCAACGCGGTGACGCTCGGCCGCTGGCAGGACATCTGGCTGCACGAGGGGTTCGCCTGCCACGCCGAGTGGCTCTGGTCGGAGCACCGTGGCGGCGAGAGCGCCGACGTGCTCGCCGCGCGCCACCGCCAGGCGCTGCTCACGGCACCGCAGGACCTCGTGGTGGCGGACCCCGGCGCGCGGGACATGTTCGACGACCGGGTCTACAAGCGTGGCGCCCTCGCCCTGCACGCGCTGCGTCGGACCGTCGGTGACGCCGCGTTCGCCGCCGGTCTCCGGACGATCACGGCCCGGCACCGGTTCGGGAACGTCGACCCGGCATCGGTGTACGCGGCCTTCGCCGAGGCCGCCGACCTGGACGTCGCGCAGGTCCGCGCCGTCACGGGTCCCTGGGTGGACGGGACGGGCGTCCCGGCACTGCCGGCCTGACCCCCGTCGGCCGGGCCGGAGCGTGCACGTCGAGGGCGCGGCTGCTCGTTCGTCCGGGCCGGGGCGCACGGGCCGGGGCGCCGTCCGCGGTCGCGCGGCCCGACGTCGCGGCTGCCCGGGCACGGAGCGAGGGGGCGGTGTCAGTGCGCGGGACCCGCCGGGCCCCGGCCGTCACGGGTCGGAGCCGCGGTGCCGACGCGCGTCGGGTGCAGCTCGGCCCACAGCGCGTCGAGCGACACCCCGACCACGCCGGCAACCGCGGCGATCGTCGCGAAGGACGGCGTGGCGATCCGGCCGGTCTCGATCTTCCGCAGGGTCTCCGGCGAGATGCCGGCCTCGAGGGCGACGTCGAGCATCGACCGGTCGGCGCGGGCGTGCCGGAGCAGGGCGCCGAGCCGACGACCGCGTTCGAGCTCGTCGGGACTGAGAGGGAGGCGGACCATGATCCGATACTAATGCCGGGATGATCATACCGGTACGATCAGCGGATGATCGAGATCCTCTC
This genomic window contains:
- a CDS encoding helix-turn-helix domain-containing protein, giving the protein MVRLPLSPDELERGRRLGALLRHARADRSMLDVALEAGISPETLRKIETGRIATPSFATIAAVAGVVGVSLDALWAELHPTRVGTAAPTRDGRGPAGPAH
- a CDS encoding M1 family metallopeptidase — translated: MKPNPDVDPYTPHSGDRRWSARHHDLRLDYRVATNRLDATATITAHALEPLDRVVLDLHGLRVDRVDVDGVRAAKVSSSAHKTTVTPAAPLPAGADFTLHVRYHGAPRPLRSPWGQIGWEELSDGVIVAAQPTGAPSWFPCNDRPDDKATYRFTITAEAGYHVLANGTLLGRERARAGTTWTYAVTEPMATYLATVQIGRYRSTTVRGSGHEVTVHHPADLAAAVRTDFGRVPDMVALFEEWFGPYPFASYGVVVTDDDLEIPLEAHGLATFGRNHVDGEHGTDRLIAHELAHQWFGNAVTLGRWQDIWLHEGFACHAEWLWSEHRGGESADVLAARHRQALLTAPQDLVVADPGARDMFDDRVYKRGALALHALRRTVGDAAFAAGLRTITARHRFGNVDPASVYAAFAEAADLDVAQVRAVTGPWVDGTGVPALPA